The sequence TTATGTGAAACTCAAAATCAATAAGTTATATAAAGTATTTATCATTTTTATAGATTATTAATTGATCTTTGACTAAGGATTCCAAAATCAATTTTATTCTGTTACTAGAAATTTTATTTTCATTTTTTTCATTTAATAAAATATTTATCTCATCTATAGAAACTTTACCTTTTTGATTAATGTATCTAATTAAAACACCACGATAATATCTATTTGATAATACAAAGGATTCTTTCTTAGCGTTTCTGCTTACTTTTCTTAACCTCAATTCACTAGAACCATAATCCATTAAAGCATAGTTCCATTCTCTAGGATTGTTCCTATCTAACACTAAATCTGCAATTCTATATATTTGTTTATCAGGTATGTTTTCGATATCAGGAAAGAAAAAATGTTTAAGAACTTTTCTAATGTTGGTTTCTACAAATGCTATCGGATAGTTATAGATGAAACATTTGAGTGCTGCAGAAGTATATTCTCCAACACCTGGTAACGTTTTTAGTATATCTATATCATTTGGGAAAACACCTCCATATTTTACTTGAATAATTTCAGCTATTTTCCTCAAATTTAAAGCCCTTTTCCAATAACCTAATCCATTCCATAATTCAAATAATTTCTTATTATCAGCACCAGCCAAACTCGAAAAATTCGGATATGTATTTAAAAATTTATCGTAAAAATTTAACACTCTTGAAACCTGTGTCTGTTGCAACATTATTTCAGAAACTAAAATAGAATAAGGATCAAAGGTTTTACGCCAAGGTAAATCTCGACGATTAAACAAATACCACGAATTTATTATATTTTTAAATTCTTCTACTTCCACAAATAAACCTTCATTTATTAATAAAATACTGCTTCTGAAGCGCCTCCATCAATTGCTATATTTTGCCCCACTATTGAAGCTGCTCTATCTGAAGAAAGAAAAGCAGTTAAATCAGCAATTTCATCTGATCTTATAAACCTACCCATAGGAATACCTTGAAGTTCTTGTGCTTCCACTTCTTCTAAAGACTTATTTTCTAAATTGGCTGTTGTTTTCATTCTTTCTATACGTCTTGGAGTATTGGTAATACCAGGCAAGATAACATTTACACAAATTCCGTCTCCTACAACTTGATTTGCTAACTGTTTTCCAAAATTAGCTAACGCTGCACAAACAGGTCCATTATCCATAGCATAAGGTCTATAACCTCGAGATCCCATACCAGCAATTA is a genomic window of SAR202 cluster bacterium containing:
- a CDS encoding A/G-specific adenine glycosylase is translated as MEVEEFKNIINSWYLFNRRDLPWRKTFDPYSILVSEIMLQQTQVSRVLNFYDKFLNTYPNFSSLAGADNKKLFELWNGLGYWKRALNLRKIAEIIQVKYGGVFPNDIDILKTLPGVGEYTSAALKCFIYNYPIAFVETNIRKVLKHFFFPDIENIPDKQIYRIADLVLDRNNPREWNYALMDYGSSELRLRKVSRNAKKESFVLSNRYYRGVLIRYINQKGKVSIDEINILLNEKNENKISSNRIKLILESLVKDQLIIYKNDKYFI